One genomic window of Micromonospora sp. WMMD1128 includes the following:
- a CDS encoding ATP-binding cassette domain-containing protein, protein MIEVLHLTKRYRRTTAISDLTFRVGPGLVTGFLGPNGAGKTTTMRLILGLGRPTAGTATVDGRAYAELPRPLTTLGTLLDAQAVNPRRDGFHHLLALAQSNGIGARRVRETLDLVGLAEVAHRPTGGWSLGMKQRLGIAAALLGDPAGVMLDEPLNGLDPEGIVWLRGLLRRLADEGRVVLLSSHLMSEMALIADHLVVIGRGRLIADSPTTTLLRDRVPASMLVRAEGADAFAELLRGAGASVDVEPDGALRVHGLDGTGVGRLAARHRVVVTELTPVQPSLENAFIDLTRDSVEYAAPPSAMIEDGAR, encoded by the coding sequence GTGATCGAAGTGCTGCACCTGACGAAGCGCTACCGGCGCACCACCGCGATCTCGGATCTCACCTTCCGCGTCGGTCCCGGCCTGGTCACCGGTTTCCTCGGCCCCAACGGCGCCGGCAAGACCACCACCATGCGGCTGATCCTCGGGCTGGGTCGGCCCACCGCCGGCACCGCGACCGTCGACGGTCGCGCCTACGCCGAACTGCCGCGCCCACTGACCACGCTCGGCACCCTGCTGGACGCGCAGGCGGTCAACCCGCGTCGGGACGGCTTCCACCACCTGCTCGCGCTGGCCCAGAGCAACGGGATCGGCGCACGCCGGGTCCGCGAGACGCTCGACCTGGTCGGCCTGGCCGAGGTGGCCCACCGACCGACAGGCGGCTGGTCGCTCGGCATGAAACAGCGTCTCGGCATCGCCGCCGCCCTGCTCGGTGACCCGGCCGGAGTGATGCTCGACGAACCGCTCAACGGGCTCGACCCGGAGGGCATCGTCTGGCTTCGTGGGCTGCTGCGCCGGCTGGCCGACGAAGGCCGGGTGGTGCTGCTCTCCAGCCATCTCATGAGCGAGATGGCGCTGATCGCCGACCACCTCGTGGTGATCGGCAGGGGACGGCTGATCGCCGACTCCCCGACCACCACCCTCCTGCGCGACCGCGTACCCGCTTCGATGCTCGTGCGGGCCGAGGGCGCGGACGCCTTCGCCGAGCTGTTGCGCGGCGCGGGCGCCTCGGTCGACGTCGAGCCGGACGGCGCGCTCCGGGTCCACGGTCTGGACGGCACGGGGGTCGGCCGCCTGGCCGCCCGGCACCGGGTGGTGGTCACCGAGCTGACCCCGGTCCAGCCCTCGCTGGAGAACGCCTTCATCGACCTCACCCGGGACAGCGTGGAGTACGCCGCCCCGCCATCCGCCATGATCGAGGACGGAGCCCGATGA
- a CDS encoding ABC transporter permease subunit, with amino-acid sequence MSLTGVLAGEWTKVRSLRSMAYGALLALAMGAGFGMLTSYAAGRDYARSSAPARASFDPAASSLRVYLSIQLVLGILGVLTITSEYASGTIRASLGAVPRRSRLLAAKVAVFTAGALVLGQLVALLAFLVGQPVMAAQGAPSTTLGAPGVLLAVVGAGLVMTAVGVLGVALGVLTRSTAAGLITVAVLTVLVPSFIPALPEPLSSVLGRYWPTTAAAQLTKVVPDAGALDGWAGLGLLAALVSAALAAAFVVFGRRDV; translated from the coding sequence ATGAGCCTGACCGGAGTCCTCGCCGGAGAGTGGACCAAGGTGCGCAGCCTGCGCTCGATGGCCTACGGCGCGCTGCTGGCGCTGGCCATGGGCGCCGGTTTCGGGATGCTCACCAGCTACGCGGCCGGCCGCGACTACGCCCGCTCCTCGGCACCGGCCCGGGCGTCCTTCGACCCGGCCGCGTCCAGCCTGCGCGTCTACCTGTCGATCCAGTTGGTCCTCGGCATCCTGGGCGTGCTGACCATCACCAGTGAGTACGCGAGCGGCACGATCCGGGCCAGCCTCGGCGCCGTTCCGCGCCGGAGCCGCCTGCTCGCCGCGAAGGTGGCCGTCTTCACCGCCGGCGCGCTTGTCCTGGGCCAGCTCGTCGCGCTCCTGGCGTTCCTGGTGGGGCAACCGGTGATGGCCGCGCAGGGCGCTCCGTCGACGACGCTCGGCGCGCCCGGGGTGTTGCTCGCGGTGGTCGGGGCGGGGCTGGTGATGACCGCGGTCGGGGTGCTCGGCGTCGCGCTCGGCGTGCTGACCCGCAGCACCGCGGCCGGGCTGATCACGGTCGCGGTGCTGACGGTGCTGGTGCCGTCGTTCATCCCGGCGCTGCCCGAGCCGCTGTCGTCAGTGCTCGGTCGCTACTGGCCGACCACGGCGGCGGCCCAGTTGACCAAGGTGGTGCCGGACGCCGGCGCGCTCGACGGCTGGGCCGGTCTCGGTCTGCTGGCAGCGCTGGTGTCCGCCGCGCTGGCCGCCGCCTTCGTCGTCTTCGGGCGGCGCGACGTCTGA
- a CDS encoding AMP-binding protein → MDRTAAESACPNYVMRILDSLASRPDEVVVKWRDQSITAGEFVRSTVAATRRMQELGIDRTHTVAALSASNSPTIIYTRYAAHLLGARLVHILSVNANSAAESLAESQQVDILNEVSATLLAVDVESLDVARRLRDAVKGPLKLATYGSDGAPVDADLSAGDTNDDGLPEPRPIVEGDTATIIYTSGTTGKPKGICRSYGSWHRETVGAMNQVKSMNLGPSGYLVTIPLSNAGISVDSVLAHEGVVLLHEQFDAGRVLETIERERVGGTFWATQHLYQILDHPRLNDVDTSSLRLVMYGGTPISPARIERAVERFGLIFVQYYGTTESRRISALTPADHRDKNLLASAGRPIPTVQLVIRDPETGADLDANVPGEVCVRTPGMMTEYFLDPVRTEKALRDGWFHTGDIGYFDDAGYLYLVDRLYHVVKTDGIKIYPAEIERVLLLHPAVTRASVIKVRDADLRDSICAYVQPRAAHGDLTSEELAEFVAEKMSPLHVPAVIELVSDLATTQFGKADAQALRQMRGA, encoded by the coding sequence ATGGACCGAACCGCCGCCGAGTCGGCCTGCCCGAACTACGTGATGCGGATCCTCGACTCGCTGGCCAGCCGCCCGGACGAGGTCGTCGTGAAGTGGCGGGACCAGAGCATCACCGCCGGCGAGTTCGTGCGCTCGACGGTGGCCGCGACCCGCCGGATGCAGGAGTTGGGCATCGACCGCACCCACACGGTCGCCGCCCTGTCGGCATCGAACAGCCCGACCATCATCTACACCCGCTACGCGGCCCACCTCCTCGGTGCGCGCCTGGTGCACATCCTCTCGGTGAACGCGAACTCGGCGGCCGAGTCGCTGGCCGAGAGCCAGCAGGTCGACATCCTGAACGAGGTGAGCGCGACGCTGCTCGCCGTGGACGTCGAGAGTCTCGATGTCGCCCGCCGGCTGCGGGACGCCGTCAAGGGTCCACTCAAGCTCGCCACCTACGGCTCCGACGGCGCGCCGGTCGACGCCGACCTGTCCGCCGGCGACACGAACGACGACGGCCTGCCGGAGCCCCGGCCGATCGTCGAGGGCGACACCGCCACCATCATCTACACCAGTGGCACCACCGGAAAGCCGAAGGGCATCTGCCGCAGCTACGGCTCGTGGCACCGGGAGACCGTCGGCGCGATGAACCAGGTGAAGAGCATGAACCTGGGGCCGTCGGGCTACCTCGTCACGATCCCGCTCAGCAACGCCGGCATCTCGGTGGACTCGGTGCTGGCGCACGAAGGGGTCGTGCTCCTGCACGAGCAGTTCGACGCCGGCCGGGTGCTCGAGACCATCGAGCGCGAGCGCGTGGGCGGCACGTTCTGGGCCACCCAGCACCTGTACCAGATCCTCGACCACCCGCGCCTGAACGACGTCGACACGTCGAGCCTGCGCCTCGTCATGTACGGCGGCACCCCGATCTCGCCGGCCCGCATCGAGCGGGCCGTCGAGAGGTTCGGTCTCATCTTCGTCCAGTACTACGGCACGACGGAGAGCCGCCGGATCTCCGCGCTGACCCCCGCCGACCACCGGGACAAGAACCTCCTCGCCAGCGCCGGACGCCCGATCCCCACCGTCCAGCTGGTCATCCGCGATCCGGAGACGGGCGCCGACCTGGACGCGAACGTCCCCGGCGAGGTGTGCGTGCGTACCCCCGGGATGATGACGGAGTACTTCCTCGACCCGGTGCGGACGGAGAAGGCGCTGCGCGACGGCTGGTTCCACACCGGCGACATCGGATACTTCGACGACGCCGGCTACCTGTACCTCGTCGACCGCCTGTACCACGTCGTCAAGACCGACGGCATCAAGATCTACCCGGCGGAGATCGAGCGCGTGCTGTTGCTGCACCCCGCCGTCACCCGGGCGAGCGTCATCAAGGTCCGCGACGCCGACCTGCGTGACTCCATCTGCGCGTACGTGCAGCCACGCGCCGCACACGGCGACCTCACGTCCGAGGAGCTGGCCGAGTTCGTGGCCGAGAAGATGTCTCCCCTGCACGTTCCGGCGGTCATCGAACTGGTGTCGGATCTCGCGACGACGCAGTTCGGCAAGGCGGATGCGCAAGCCCTGCGCCAGATGCGCGGCGCGTGA
- the hemA gene encoding 5-aminolevulinate synthase, translating to MTHLLELISTEMDALSHGRREFLEISRIAGRFPRANAPMLPADSAEVSVWCSNDYLGMGQAPIVLDAVKSAVDENGAGSGGSRNISGTNGYHIQLEAELAALHRKDGALLFSTGYTANTGALAILAGRVPGTVVFSDEKNHASIIDGIRQSRAEKRIFRHNDVDHLAELLASVDPDRPKMIVMESIYSMDGDVAPLADIADLARRHHALTYLDEVHAVGMYGPRGAGIAAQEGIQDQFDVIMGTLAKGFGTVGGYVAGPEPLIEAVRMFSPYFIFTTSLPPAMAAGALAAVRHLTTSETEREILHHNAAVTHRLLDERRIPYVSAMSHIVSVFVGDEANCRTASSILLHRHGIYVQPIDAPSVRPGQAVLRATPSATHHEAEILRFADALDDIWNELGLPRANAGHLVAEATE from the coding sequence ATGACACATCTCCTTGAGCTCATCTCCACCGAGATGGACGCGCTGTCGCACGGCCGTCGCGAATTCCTCGAGATATCGAGGATCGCGGGCAGGTTCCCCCGGGCCAACGCGCCCATGCTGCCCGCCGACAGCGCCGAGGTGAGCGTCTGGTGCAGCAACGACTACCTGGGCATGGGTCAGGCGCCGATCGTGCTCGACGCGGTGAAGAGCGCCGTGGACGAGAACGGGGCGGGCTCCGGGGGTTCGCGCAACATCAGCGGCACGAACGGATACCACATCCAGTTGGAGGCCGAACTCGCCGCGCTGCACCGCAAGGACGGGGCCCTGCTGTTCAGCACCGGCTACACGGCCAACACCGGGGCCCTGGCGATCCTGGCCGGCCGCGTTCCCGGCACCGTCGTCTTCTCGGACGAGAAGAACCACGCGTCGATCATCGACGGCATCCGGCAGAGCCGCGCCGAGAAGCGGATCTTCCGACACAACGACGTCGACCACCTGGCCGAACTCCTCGCCTCGGTGGATCCGGACCGGCCGAAGATGATCGTCATGGAGTCGATCTACTCGATGGACGGTGACGTCGCGCCACTCGCCGACATCGCCGACCTCGCCCGTCGGCACCACGCCCTGACCTACCTCGACGAGGTCCACGCGGTCGGCATGTACGGCCCGCGCGGCGCCGGGATCGCCGCGCAGGAGGGCATCCAGGACCAGTTCGACGTCATCATGGGCACGCTCGCCAAGGGATTCGGCACGGTCGGCGGCTACGTCGCCGGACCGGAACCGTTGATCGAGGCGGTGCGCATGTTCTCGCCGTACTTCATCTTCACCACGTCGCTGCCGCCGGCCATGGCGGCCGGCGCCCTGGCGGCGGTGCGTCACCTGACCACGTCGGAGACGGAGCGGGAGATCCTGCACCACAACGCCGCGGTCACGCACCGGCTTTTGGACGAGCGCCGCATCCCCTACGTGTCGGCCATGTCGCACATCGTCTCGGTGTTCGTCGGTGACGAGGCCAACTGCCGGACGGCCTCCAGCATCCTGCTGCACCGCCACGGCATCTACGTGCAGCCGATCGACGCGCCGAGTGTCCGGCCGGGTCAGGCCGTGTTGCGGGCCACGCCGTCGGCGACGCACCACGAGGCGGAGATCCTCCGCTTCGCCGACGCCCTGGACGACATCTGGAACGAGCTGGGGCTGCCCCGCGCCAACGCGGGACATCTGGTGGCGGAGGCGACGGAGTGA